In one Alnus glutinosa chromosome 14, dhAlnGlut1.1, whole genome shotgun sequence genomic region, the following are encoded:
- the LOC133857219 gene encoding 3-ketoacyl-CoA synthase 2-like has product MFSFNMILDHLSERISQLNLSFVASLLCLALLFLFLTSRSRKVFLLDFACYKPPATQMCSKEKFIDRFRIYGSSNESSLDFMRKCLVRSGLGEKTYMPSTLMRDPPTLSLEETRKEVQSVMFGAVDTLLEKTGVNPKDIGIVIATCTILNVEPSLADMIVNKYKLGDHVLVYNFTSMGCSAGLRAIGLAQSLLQEHDNTYALLVSPENTQQMIYRGNGKSKLLMNFPLRVGGAAVLLSNRPSDHDKAKFQLLHSVHTHTASSDSSYQSIYESEDDEGFGGVTVSKELLAVAIDAVETNIRALAPLVLPLSEKFRYVTNFLIRYFNMADAKPYTPNFKKAIEHVFPHVGTKPVLDEFEKNMGFNASDVEASRMNLYRFGNTCSASVWYALSYGEAKGRIKKGDRLWQIAFGSGFKCSSAVWRALRNVDDREERNPWIDEIHEFPVDLRNMKSFAEVFEPAKKK; this is encoded by the exons ATGTTTAGTTTTAACATGATTTTGGATCATCTTTCCGAGCGCATCAGCCAGCTCAATCTCAGTTTCGTTGCATCGCTTCTCTGCCTAGCCCTATTATTCCTCTTCCTCACCAGCCGTTCACGCAAAGTTTTCTTGTTAGATTTTGCATGTTACAAGCCGCCAGCCACCCAGATGTGCAGCAAAGAAAAGTTCATAGATCGCTTCAGGATCTATGGGAGCTCCAACGAGTCCAGTCTAGACTTCATGAGGAAGTGTTTGGTGAGATCAGGGCTAGGTGAAAAGACATACATGCCCTCAACATTGATGAGGGATCCCCCGACTCTGAGCCTAGAAGAGACGAGGAAAGAGGTTCAGTCCGTCATGTTTGGGGCCGTGGACACGTTGTTGGAAAAGACCGGCGTGAATCCTAAGGATATTGGGATAGTCATAGCCACTTGCACCATTCTTAACGTTGAGCCGTCACTTGCTGACATGATAGTAAACAAGTACAAGCTTGGAGATCATGTTCTGGTCTACAATTTTACGAGCATGGGTTGCAGTGCTGGACTTCGAGCGATAGGCCTCGCCCAAAGCCTACTCCAG GAGCACGATAACACCTATGCCCTTCTGGTCAGCCCAGAGAACACCCAGCAGATGATCTACAGAGGAAACGGAAAGTCCAAGCTCCTAATGAATTTCCCACTCCGCGTTGGTGGGGCCGCCGTGCTCCTCTCGAACCGGCCGTCCGATCATGACAAGGCCAAGTTCCAGCTCCTCCATTCCGTTCACACCCACACCGCCAGTTCTGACAGTTCATACCAGAGCATATACGAAAGTGAGGATGATGAAGGATTTGGAGGTGTAACCGTCTCCAAAGAGCTCTTAGCCGTGGCCATCGACGCCGTCGAAACCAACATCCGCGCACTCGCTCCCCTAGTCCTTCCCTTATCTGAAAAATTCCGATACGTGACAAACTTTTTAATAAGATATTTCAACATGGCGGATGCGAAACCCTACACACCAAATTTTAAGAAAGCAATAGAGCACGTCTTCCCCCATGTAGGCACAAAGCCTGTGCTGGATGAGTTTGAAAAAAACATGGGCTTTAACGCGTCCGATGTCGAAGCCTCCAGGATGAACTTGTACAGGTTTGGGAACACGTGTAGTGCCTCTGTTTGGTATGCACTGTCGTACGGTGAGGCCAAGGGTAGGATTAAGAAGGGTGACCGTTTGTGGCAGATTGCTTTTGGGTCTGGGTTCAAGTGCAGCAGTGCAGTTTGGAGAGCATTGAGGAACGTTGATGATCGTGAGGAAAGAAACCCATGGATCGATGAGATACACGAGTTTCCCGTGGACTTGCGGAACATGAAAAGTTTTGCTGAGGTTTTTGAACCTGCAAAAAAGAagtga